CCGTCCAGCCAGTTGGAGGCGGGCGAAGAAGAGCTGCGCGGCTGGTTACTCGATGCCAGCGGCATCAAGGCGCCGTTGCAGCAATTAATCCTCGACTGGACCAGTGAACGCGACGGCTTCCAGCGTTTCAGCATCGAGGCCAGCAACGATTTGCAGCATTGGCAGTCGTGGGGTGAAGGGCAGGTGGCGCGTCTGACGTTTGCCGACGAACGGGTCGAGCAACATGAAGTCGGCCTGCCGGGGCAATCGGCGCGCTATCTGCGTTTGCTTTGGAATTCGCCTCAGTCGGCGCCAGTGCTGACCTCGGCGCAGCTGGAAAGCACCAACCCTCGCACCTTGCCGCTGCCGTTGGTCTGGTCGCAACCCTTGGCCGGCAGCAGCGTGAAGGCCGGTGAGTACATCTGGCAATTGCCGATGGGGTTGAACGTCCAGCGCTTGCAGGTCGAGCTGAATCAGCCCAACAGCCTGGCACCGGTAACGTTGTCGGGGCGCCGGGAGACCAGCCTGCCGTGGCAACCGCTGACCAACGGTTTGCTCTATCGCCTGACCCAGAATGGCCAGGATGTGGTGCAGAACGAATTGCAGTTGTCGGGCCAGACCGTGCAGCAATTGAAACTGACGGTGGATGAACGCGGCGGTGGCCTGGGTGCCGAAGCACCCACCGTGCGGTATGCCGTGCGCTCCACGCAATTGGTGTTCCTGGCGCGCGGTGCCGGGCCTTATACGCTGGCGCTGGGAAGTGCGACGGTGAAGGCTGCAAGCTTGCCATTGTCGACGCTGATTCCCGATTACAGCGCGGCGAAGCTGGCGACGCTGGGCAAGGCGACGGTGGACGGCGGGGCCGTGGTGACCCCGGTGGCGACAGCGCCAACGGTGTTGGGCACGAACTGGAAAAAGATCGGGTTGTGGGCGGTGTTGCTGCTCAGTGTGCTGTTTCTGGGAGGGATGGCGTTCAGTTTGCTGCGCAAGCCTGCTGCTAAATCCTGAGGATGGCTGGCGCTGCGCGCCAGATCGCGGGCAAGCCGCTCCTGCAGGGGCGAGGCTTGCCCGCGAAGACGTCCTTCCTGCCACCAAAAATATCGAAACTGGCGCCCAATCGCGGCCCATTTCGAACTACGCTCAA
The Pseudomonas sp. GR 6-02 genome window above contains:
- a CDS encoding DUF3999 domain-containing protein, which codes for MSQKLNLGWWAAVVLGVTLSAGAQEKPADFATQVPLSVSGEGPWYRLELPLGVQLNARQTDLSDVRVFNAAGEPQAYALAREPAQTHENRTLTDVKWFPLYNSADASERTPSVRVQSNTNGTLIEVQPSSQLEAGEEELRGWLLDASGIKAPLQQLILDWTSERDGFQRFSIEASNDLQHWQSWGEGQVARLTFADERVEQHEVGLPGQSARYLRLLWNSPQSAPVLTSAQLESTNPRTLPLPLVWSQPLAGSSVKAGEYIWQLPMGLNVQRLQVELNQPNSLAPVTLSGRRETSLPWQPLTNGLLYRLTQNGQDVVQNELQLSGQTVQQLKLTVDERGGGLGAEAPTVRYAVRSTQLVFLARGAGPYTLALGSATVKAASLPLSTLIPDYSAAKLATLGKATVDGGAVVTPVATAPTVLGTNWKKIGLWAVLLLSVLFLGGMAFSLLRKPAAKS